TATTTTTCTAAAATTCCAGTTTATATCCAATGCCTTTGATCGTCTTTATGTATTTATCATCGAGCCTTTCGCGGATTTTTCGAATGTGCACATCGATGGTTCTTTCGCCGACAAGCACGTCCTGACCCCAAACTTTGTTGAGTATTTCTTCCCGTTTAAAGACTTTTCCGGGTTTTTCAGCGAGCAAATATAATAACTGAAATTCTTTTCTTGGAAAATCAATGGGTCTACCCGAAACATAGACCTGAAATGCTTCCGGATCAATTTTTAAATCCCCCAACTGTAAGACCGCATTGCCATTGGCTTGGGCCACGTCGATGTCTCTGCGCAAAATTGCCTGGATTCTACTAAGCAATACATTGGGTCTGATCGGCTTTGCAATAAAATCATCCGCTCCGGTATCCAACACATTGATCTGGGTTTGGTCATCGGTTTTTGCCGTCAAAAAAGCAACTTTGGTTTTTGATTGTGGGAAAGAGGATTTGAAATGTCTGAGAAAGGACATGCCATCCATTTCTGGCATCATATAATCCACCAAAATAAGACGTGGTTCAAATTCTCTTAAAATATCCAGTGCTTCGCGACCATTTAATGCGGATTTTACTTCAAATCCTACATTCTTTAACTGATAACAGATAAAGTCCAATGTATCTGCCTCATCATCGATAACAAGAATCTTGATGCCTTTAATCATATTGTTATGCAAAATTACGGCCTTTGATACTTAAGAGAGGATCATCTGATATTACTAAATTATTAATTCAATATTTGATATCCGAACCTTCCTGAGCACCTTTCTTAATAAATAGTTCATTTACCATGGAGCGAATTTGATCCATGTCAGATTTCCTATTTTTGTAATATAAGCTGGATTCTATAAAATCTGTGTCGTTGATTTGGTGTTTTTGAAGGATGAGTTTTCGGTTGGATTGAATCATACTGTCTCTTATATGTAGCGAAAGCGGCTCGAGGGCAGCATCAAGGTAATACAATTCTGAAAGAATCTGAGCCATGGTTTCTTTTGGAAGAATTGATTTTGACTTTTCAGCTTGACAGGCAGAGACAATAAGTATGGTAATCAGGATACAATTTTTCATTTAACTGGATCGATCTCTTGGGTAATATTTCTCCACCATCTCAAGGTCTTCCCATTTGGTCTCTGACCATCCATTGTTATTGGTTTTAAAACAAATGATGGCACAGGTTGGGATGGCTTCCAAAATTCCATTTTTTGTTTTCATTACAAAATACTCAATGATGGGATTGTGTCCGAAGATTGCGATGCTTTCAATGTCAGGATCAGCACTTCTGACGATGTCCAAATAATCATCTTCATTTCCGAAATACAACAATTCTTTTACGATGATTTCACTTCCTGGCGGGTTGATGGTTTGATTAAAAATGAGCGCCGTATTCAAGGCCCTGGTGGCTGGACTTGATACCATCTGCAGACCACCATCGAGCTGTTTTTTTAAAAGCTCTGCCATTTGTGCCGCATCTCGTAAACCTCTGGTATTCAATGGTCTGTCCATATCTGACAGACCTGGATGATCCCAGCTTGATTTGGCATGGCGGATAAGGTGAAGCTTTTTCATCATTTCAATGTGTGGAATTATCTTTAACTTTCCGGTTTTATTTACAAATAAGGAGAGCTTTTTGTTTTGAAGATTTTTTTGGACAACATAGAATTCCAAATTCCAGCGGACCAGTTGGAACAAATCAAAATGGCTTGTGAATCCGGACAAGTGCGAAAGGTCTCACAAATGGCTTTGCAGGAATGGTCGTATTTGTTGAGATGGGAAGACAACCTGCTGGAATGTAAGTTAAGTTTTACAGCGCAATCTGTGAGTGGAGTACATTGTGCGTGTGGCTGCCATTCTGCAAAAAATCCTTGTATACATGCCTGGACCCTGGCTTTCTGGCACATGAATTACAAGGACCGGACCAATCAATCCATGCGACAGGAATTAAGATCCCGAAAAAAATTAGTCATTTCTGATCTCCAGAATAAATCTCATGCTGAGTTGGTTGATTTTATTTCAATCGCCTTAAAATTTTATCCCGACCTCTTCAAATGGTCCACTTTACTTTTACCTTCCCTACCCAAAGATGAAGCTGTTTTTGACTTTTATTTGAATGCTCTGGCAGAATTTGATCAAAATGGGCCAGGTAGAAGTCAAATTCAAACCATTAAAGTATTAAAAACAAAACTGATTGTTTTGGATCAGCTTTATGAAAAATCCATGCAGTATTATTTACAGGGAGAAATGGAAAGGCCATTTTACATTTTACTTGCATTGGTGGTAACTACCTATCAATGGTTACGTGATATTCCATCCAACAGCCAATCTAAATTCAATCAAAAAATTATTCATTATACCCAAACCATTCATCAGCTCATCAAAACCGCGAAAGCCCCGGATTTGCGAGTTAAGATGTTTGAATGTCTCATTGAGCTGATTGGAAAATACCCCAACCACATCATACATCGACATGATAATCTTTGGGCTGCTTTGTTTTTATTTACAGAACAAAGAAAAAGAATCAAGGACTTTGAAAAAACTGAAATTCCAGTGATGTTTCACAAAGCAGAAACTTGGACAGAAAGCATTGAATTGCTTTGGTTTCTTTATCATCAGGTGGAACTATCCTCTTGGACGATTTGGATACAAAAAGATGGATTTTTAGAAAACATCAATCCAATGCATTTAATCCAATTTTGTCGGGAGATTTCAGATCGTGCTCAGGAAAAGAAAGCACATGATTTGTTAAAACTCGTTTATGCGAACAGCCTTCAGACCGAATGCAGACAAATTGCCATCGAAGGTCTGTTGGGAATGTATATCCAGCAGCAACAGGTGAATCAGCTGATAGAATTGTCAGCTAAAGCCGGCCTGGATTTGAAGCAACTTAAATTTATTAAAATCTGGAAAGAAGCATCAGGAGCAGACATGACCATGTGTGAGCAACTTGCTTTGAGTTTTAGGAAGAGTAAAAATTTTGATTCCATTTTTTACTACAGGTTGTTGACTGAATTGCGGTTGACAAATCTGTTGTTGCGCGAATTCGAAAAGGAGACAAACTTGGCTAATATTATGCAATTTGATGGTTTGCTTTTGGCTTCAGATCCGGATTCTTTATTAAATATATACTTGAATATTACCAAAGATTTCCTCACCCACCATTTGGGAACCAAGGCTTTTGCTTTTGTGGAAAAAATTAAAAACCATTTTATAGAAATTAAAGAGAGGGATCTGGAAAGAAAGTTTACTCTAAAATTAAATGAGTTGTTTCCAGACCGGATTTCACTTTTTTCAAACATTGATAAAAATCAGAAAATAGAAATATGAAACCTAAACACTTTTGGCTTGGCATTTTCCTCTCAGGATTCTTGCTTCATTGTACACAAAAACCCAATCTAGAACACAAACATTGGACTCAAGCCATCAATTTGTATGAGATCATGCCAAAAAATTTTACGGCAACCCATGACCTGAAAGGAGTCATGGGGCAATTAAAGAAACTCCGATCTCAATTTATTTCAGGAATCGTTTTGCTTCCACTTTCACCCACCGAGGACGGATCCAATTCTTTTAATCCGGGAGATCCATATGCATCCATCAACCTGACAGCCTTTGATACTACTGTAACGGATGATAAAACTTTTCGCACATTCATCGATTCTTGTCGTTTCTATAAAATCAAGATTTTTCTCGAATTAAATCTGGCTTACACCGGCCCAGCACATGCATGGCGAAAGGACAAGCCAGAATATTATCAATCCAATGAAGAGCAGGTCGATGGAAAATACAACCAAAAATATGTCAGACTCAATTTGGAAAATAAAAGTGTTCAGTCCAAATTGCTTAAAGCTGTGGAACACTGGTCCGATCGATATGATTTGGATGGTATTGTTGTGGTGCATGGAGATGAGATTTCCGATGAATTTTGGACAAAAATTTCCAAGGTAGTGCATTCCAATGGTCAATTGCTAATTGCTTCTGCTCAGAAACCTGAGCTCATGGAAAGTGGTATTGTCGATAGTTATTTAAATTGGGAATTATTTGATTTATTTCAAAAAATGGCTTCCAACCAACTTAAAACATCTGATTTTCAAAACATATTGAATACAAGCAAAAACTCAAAGTATCGGAATAGCTCGATCATGTTTAGCCAGAATGCAATGACAAATCGCTCCCATGGCTCCGAGTATGAGCGTTGCCAGGATTGCTATAAACAATGTGCTTTGCTCACTTATTTGTTGGGCGGTGTTCCGTGGGTTCTTAATGGACAAGAAGGTCCGGCGTTTTTTGGTATCAATACTTTTACAAAGGAGCCATTGTCAGATCTGTATGTGTACAATCGCGATTTTTATCGCGCCTTGAACATTCATAGGAGGGAAAATGCAGCTTTAAACTCACTCCTGGAGAATTCTCCGGTGTTGTGTTCCGATTCTGAGGAAGTGTTGGCTTTCGAAAGACGCCATGGCAATTTGTCCATTGTATTTATGGGAAATCTGACCAATCAGAAAGTCCAATATCAGGTAAATAAGGATTTTAGATTTTATACAGAATTTTTTACCCGTGCCATGGTTAGTTTTGAGCCCGGAGCCATTTATACTTTGGCCCCTTATCAATACATTATGCTGACCAACCTGAAGTAAAACCAAATGGAGATTCAGTTATGGTGGGTGGGTAAAACCAGTTTTGGCTTTTTGCGGGATGGTGTTTCAGAATACCAAAAGAGGTTGTCTCATTTTTGTCGATTTACAATTAGAGAGTATCCCGATGTAAAGCCAGTTGGTGATTCCTCCGTATTGTCAAAGCTGGAAGCTGATCAGTGGATAAAACAGCTTAAATCAGACGATTTGCTGATTTTATGTGATGAAAACGGCCAGGAACTAAATACCAGAATGTTTGCCGGATTTATTGAAACACAACTCCAGAGCCGTGCAAAAAGATTGATCTTTGTCATTGGCGGCGCATATGGTTTTAGCAAGGAGATCAAATCTGTCAGCCACTCCATCATCTCTTTTTCTAAGATGACTTTCTCTCATCAAATGTTTCGATTAATATTTATGGAGCAACTATATAGAGCATTTACCATTGTGAAATCAATTCCATACCACCATGACTGAACCCATTTTTTTAGTAACTTATCTATTGTTGATCCTCATGGTTCTGATTTCCGTCCTCGCATTCAACAATCATCTATGGATTGAAAAATTAAGACACTATCC
This window of the Saprospiraceae bacterium genome carries:
- a CDS encoding response regulator transcription factor; this encodes MIKGIKILVIDDEADTLDFICYQLKNVGFEVKSALNGREALDILREFEPRLILVDYMMPEMDGMSFLRHFKSSFPQSKTKVAFLTAKTDDQTQINVLDTGADDFIAKPIRPNVLLSRIQAILRRDIDVAQANGNAVLQLGDLKIDPEAFQVYVSGRPIDFPRKEFQLLYLLAEKPGKVFKREEILNKVWGQDVLVGERTIDVHIRKIRERLDDKYIKTIKGIGYKLEF
- a CDS encoding DUF4296 domain-containing protein, which codes for MKNCILITILIVSACQAEKSKSILPKETMAQILSELYYLDAALEPLSLHIRDSMIQSNRKLILQKHQINDTDFIESSLYYKNRKSDMDQIRSMVNELFIKKGAQEGSDIKY
- a CDS encoding histidine phosphatase family protein gives rise to the protein MKKLHLIRHAKSSWDHPGLSDMDRPLNTRGLRDAAQMAELLKKQLDGGLQMVSSPATRALNTALIFNQTINPPGSEIIVKELLYFGNEDDYLDIVRSADPDIESIAIFGHNPIIEYFVMKTKNGILEAIPTCAIICFKTNNNGWSETKWEDLEMVEKYYPRDRSS
- a CDS encoding 23S rRNA (pseudouridine(1915)-N(3))-methyltransferase RlmH — protein: MEIQLWWVGKTSFGFLRDGVSEYQKRLSHFCRFTIREYPDVKPVGDSSVLSKLEADQWIKQLKSDDLLILCDENGQELNTRMFAGFIETQLQSRAKRLIFVIGGAYGFSKEIKSVSHSIISFSKMTFSHQMFRLIFMEQLYRAFTIVKSIPYHHD